GCGCTGGAGGTGGCCGACGAGCTGCGCGGACGCGACGAGGCGTTGCAGGTGCTCGCCGCGGCGGTGGCGGCCGAGGCCCGGCGCGACGTCGGCGCCGCCGTGCTGTTGGCGCAGTCGGCCGGCAGTCCGGTCGCGTGCGTCGATGTGCTGACCCGGGCAGCGGGTGAAAACGACAAAACCGACACAGCTTCGCGTACGGCGTTGTGCACGGCCGCCCGTGGCCACGCGGAGGCCATCCGGTCCACAGCGGACCGCGCTCGGGCGCTCGCCCTGGTCGCCAGAACCGACCGGGCGGCGGCCCGGGAGATCGCGGCGCGGGCGCTGGTGCTGGCACCGGCCGTGCCCGACCCGCACGAACGGCGCGGGCTGGTCGCCCGCCTGATCTCCGCGGTGTTCCCTGGCCCGGGGCATCCGGACCCACCAGAGGTGATCGGCTGGGTCACCGAGCCGGGCGGCGATCCGGCCGGCACCGCGACGTCGCTGGGCCTGGTGCTGAACGCCTGGGCCGAGACGGGTCTCGTCGGGCCGGGCGAGGCGGCCGTCCGGCAACTGCTGGTGCTCGCGCTGCAGTGGGCCGGCACCCAGGAAGATCATCACACTGCCGCGGTGCGGCTCCTGGAAGCGACCGGCGACGACATCGACCCGGCCGTCATGGCGCACACCCTGACGCTGGTGGAGAGGGACCGGGCGCTTCAGGAGGCGGTGACGGCGGTGCTGGCCGAGCCGTCCGGCCCGGCCGTGGCCGAACTCCGCGACCGCGTCGCCGCCGTGACGGCGCACGCCATGGCGCACCCGGATCCGGCCTCCGGGCAGGGCTCCGTCGTCGGCATGGTGCTCAGCCTGCATCTGCGGGGGCTGACCGCCGAGGCCGAGCGCTCACTCGCCGCGCTGCCGCCCGACCTGCGGGCGGTGTGCGCCCACTACCTGGCGGTCCGGCTCGCGGAGGACGGTGACTTCGCCCGGGCCACCGCCGTGGCCGGGCTGGGCGACGACCGGCCGACCCGGGCGGCGACGCTTGCCGAGATCGCGGTCCGGGTGGCCCGTACCGGCGCCGCGGAGGCGGCCGTCGAGCTGCTCGCGCAGGTGCCGGAGCATCGCGCCGCGGCGTTGCTCGCGCTGGTCCCGGAGCTGCCGGACGGTTGCCCGGCGCCGCTGCTGGTGCGCTGCGCCGGCGAGGCCGCCGCCGTACTCGGCGAGATCGCGGACGCCGAGGCCGCCGCGGAACAGCTGGCCCGGCTGGCCGCCCGGCTGGCCCGCGCCGGGCAGGCCGGGGCGGCGATCGACCTGGTGGCCGCCGCCGCTCCCGAGGAGTACGACACCTGGACCCTCGTACTGGCCGGGATGCTCCTGTGCCGGGACGGCCACCGAGATGACATCACCCCGTTCGCCGAGGCGGTGCCCGTCCCCGCCCGCCCGCGCGTGCTCGGCGGTGTGGCCGCTCAGTTCCACAAGGACTACGCGCAGGACGAGGCCAGGGCGTACGCGGCGGCCGCGGCCCGCGCCGCCCTGGCGCTCGGCGACCCGGAGCGGGTCCAGCAGTCGCTCGCCGAGGTCGCCGGCCAGTGGTCGGAGGTGATCCTCGGTGACGACCTGCGGATCGCCGCCGCCGACGTGCTGATCGACGAGCCCGAAGAGCTGTTCTGGGCGTTCCTCGGCGGCATCGCGGAGCCGGAACCGTGTGAGCCGGTGCTGAACCACCTGATGGGTGTGGAACTGCGGCGCGACCAGCACGAGGACGCGCTCGCCACGGCACAGGCCCTGATCGAGGTGGCCGCCGCCGGCGACCGCGCCGCGTCCCGGTGGCACCAGCTGAGCAACCTGGGCGTGCTGGCCCGCGATGGCTGGCTCACCCCGATCCTGGCCATGATCGCCGAGCTCCCCGACCCCGCCGTCCGCGTGACGATCTATGCGCGCCTGGCGGGGTCGGCCCCGCTGGCCGGCGACCGGGACGCACTGCGCGCGATAGCCGCCGCCTATCGCGCGGCGCCGCCGACCGTCGAGACCGACGAGTTCTACGGCAGCCGGTCGCTGGTGCACACCCTGGCCACGCACGGCGCGACGGAGGACGCGCTGGCCGTCGCGCGGGTCTCCGACCGGCCCGGTGAGCTGCTCGCCCTGGTCGCCCGGACACTGCTCGACCAGGATCGGCCCGACGAGTCCGCCGCCGCGGTCGCCGAGGCGGTCCACACCACCGGCCGCAGCCGGAAACCGCAGCGCGAGGCCGACCTGGTGCTGGCGGTGACCGACACCCTGGTCGCGGCGGGCTTCACCGATCGGGCCGGGACGGTGCTGGAACGTCTGCTCACCGACCGGCCGGACTGGTTCGAGGCGCACGACCGGGTGCGACTGCTGGCCCGGGCGGCGGCGCTGCTGGCCGGCCGGGACCGGGCCGAGGCGGCCCGGAGCTACGCCACCGAGGCCGTGACCGCGGCCCGCGACGCCGCCGACACGAGTGGCTTCCTCCGCATGCTCGGCTGCACGGCGGGCGCCGTCGCGCTCTCGTCGGCCGGGCTCGACGGAGCCGAGGACCTGGCGGCCATCGCGGCCGAGGCGGCCGCCGACGCGGGAGACCTGTTGCTCTTCCAGCAACACGTCGCCGGCTGCGTCGCCGAGCTGGCCGGGGCCGGCCTGCTCGGGGCGGCCGCCGCGATGGCCCGGAGCATCCCCGACCTGGACCTGCGCTGCGACGCGTTCGCCGAGGTCGGCACCGGCCTGGCCGGGCGCGGCGACGCCACCGCGCTGGGCTCGCTGATCGCCGAGGTGGCGGCTCTGGGCGACACTGCGGCGGTCACCCTCACTGTCGCCTGGCTGACCGGTGAGAGTGGCGCGGCCGAGGAGGCGATCGCCGTCCTCCGGTCGTGCCCGGCGCCCGCGGACCGGGCCCGTGGACTGGCCGGGTTGCTGCACACCGCCGCCTTCGCCGGCTCGCCGCCGGAGCGCGCCGAGCTGATCACCGCCGAGGCGGACCGGCTGCCCGGGCAGTCCGCGGCGGTCTTGTTCGGACTCGCCCGCCAGCTGGTCCGCAGCGGCATCTCCGCCACCGCGACGGTCGATCGCGCGGTGGAGCTGGCCGGTGCGGACGCCGCGGAGCGGCTCATCGAGTACGCGGACGGACTCGGCGCGGACGGCCGGCGCGCGGCGGCCGCTGACGCCGCGCGGCGGGCCGTCGCTCTCAGCCCGGCGGACCGGCCGGAGGTCCGGGTGCGCGCTCAGCTCTGCCGGGCGATCTGGCGGTCGGCCGGTGGA
This window of the Actinoplanes oblitus genome carries:
- a CDS encoding trypsin-like peptidase domain-containing protein yields the protein MSSTGHPARARLAEVLVNRADGFARRGTGYLVAPGLVLTAAHVVAGARTVAVWLGSPRELETADGIGVDLAATLLDPEADLALLPLSRSPAGVEPVLLGRLDRELPEPVPAVFAGFPRFKVRPAPGRPGVLLRELRLATGWINPGSDAKTGTLELAVREPPAEDPQPREHSPWEGMSGAAVWVSGRLIGVVGQHHPGEGLAVLTVRPLTALFDGPDPDRWRAALPQLGPSAAELFPATPPAARHLKLRGASDLIAEFMPPVLIGRQAELDELAGFATSGRWRWVRGEAFTGKSALLSWFALHPPEGVDVAAFALRSTTAQADAATVLSLLNPQLAALAMRPDPKESGVVWERTREFLTLLAEAGEAGRQRGRRLLVLIDGLDEDLTRESGLAVAAWLPDERTLPAGACLLVSSRSGVAVPVPAGHPLWNAVTVLEPSEVAADIEQIAAREIRQVRQGRDETTALLGFLTVAYGGLSPAELALLVRRRGGGPLDAVAVSDRLEGLLGRTVSRTQDPDGLAADLRVFSHAALRGGSARQLAGVLDDYRHTIDELAAEYRERGWPGDTPRYLLRAYPRQLVVEADGLPPGDQRRASIVAILTALVDSPARGARLLERIGHPAAHNDEITAVQELLLRSAEPGEALLRRLLALSLARHPIAGGMAKVAREIAPIWVRTGRARPAHAFARAVQDRVERDFALRAVGVAAAGQPGELALALEVADELRGRDEALQVLAAAVAAEARRDVGAAVLLAQSAGSPVACVDVLTRAAGENDKTDTASRTALCTAARGHAEAIRSTADRARALALVARTDRAAAREIAARALVLAPAVPDPHERRGLVARLISAVFPGPGHPDPPEVIGWVTEPGGDPAGTATSLGLVLNAWAETGLVGPGEAAVRQLLVLALQWAGTQEDHHTAAVRLLEATGDDIDPAVMAHTLTLVERDRALQEAVTAVLAEPSGPAVAELRDRVAAVTAHAMAHPDPASGQGSVVGMVLSLHLRGLTAEAERSLAALPPDLRAVCAHYLAVRLAEDGDFARATAVAGLGDDRPTRAATLAEIAVRVARTGAAEAAVELLAQVPEHRAAALLALVPELPDGCPAPLLVRCAGEAAAVLGEIADAEAAAEQLARLAARLARAGQAGAAIDLVAAAAPEEYDTWTLVLAGMLLCRDGHRDDITPFAEAVPVPARPRVLGGVAAQFHKDYAQDEARAYAAAAARAALALGDPERVQQSLAEVAGQWSEVILGDDLRIAAADVLIDEPEELFWAFLGGIAEPEPCEPVLNHLMGVELRRDQHEDALATAQALIEVAAAGDRAASRWHQLSNLGVLARDGWLTPILAMIAELPDPAVRVTIYARLAGSAPLAGDRDALRAIAAAYRAAPPTVETDEFYGSRSLVHTLATHGATEDALAVARVSDRPGELLALVARTLLDQDRPDESAAAVAEAVHTTGRSRKPQREADLVLAVTDTLVAAGFTDRAGTVLERLLTDRPDWFEAHDRVRLLARAAALLAGRDRAEAARSYATEAVTAARDAADTSGFLRMLGCTAGAVALSSAGLDGAEDLAAIAAEAAADAGDLLLFQQHVAGCVAELAGAGLLGAAAAMARSIPDLDLRCDAFAEVGTGLAGRGDATALGSLIAEVAALGDTAAVTLTVAWLTGESGAAEEAIAVLRSCPAPADRARGLAGLLHTAAFAGSPPERAELITAEADRLPGQSAAVLFGLARQLVRSGISATATVDRAVELAGADAAERLIEYADGLGADGRRAAAADAARRAVALSPADRPEVRVRAQLCRAIWRSAGGADTAALVPEVHRLAVGTLLDIAARLRKLGRVEASAPFVGAALADSLVTPERLCAHDLPDLALDQLLARSGAGPSADELTVVVRTAREIGDTGTAGRAIARLVVSPEFREHLHLLPGEILATAIDDGQLTFGPAGA